The Couchioplanes caeruleus sequence TCGCCGGGGACGCCGTCGCCCGGTAGCGCGTCCACCAGCACCAGCGCATCACAGGGGTCGAGCAGGTCGTACGCGAGGTACATGCCGCGGATGCCGTAGTCGACCAGCCGGACGCCGGGAGGCAGCGCGCTCCGGCCGGCCAGCCGCCGGACCACCTCGGGGCCGAAGCCGTCGTCGCCGAAGAAGAGGTTGCCGATACCGGCCACGAGTACACGCACCATGTCCTGCCCGGTGCTCACATCGAGCGGATCTCGAGGTGCCGGCGGGTGTCCGGCATGGACCGGACCGGCACGACGGTTGCGAACATCGCGACTGCCGAGGTCAGGGCGGCGGCGATGTTGCCGAGGACTTCCACGATCAGTTCTCCTCCGGGGATGTCGGCCGGGCCGCCGGGGGCAGCGGCGCCAGCTCGTCGGGCGCGAAGTAGAGATAGCGGCCGTACCAGTCGTGCAGGTCCGCGGCCGGGTCGTCGACGAGCACCACCGCGACGTGGACCTCGCCGTCGACGTCGGCCACCACGGCGGCCACCCGGGCGACCTGATCGGCGTAGAACAGGTCCTGGGCGTCGGCGCGCCGGACCGGGTGCACCCGCACCAGGCTGCCCCTGGCGATCGGGACGCCGTCGACGACCACCACGTCGGTCTCGGGGTTCACCTCGGAGTCCGCCGCCGGATCCCACCAGGGCCGGTCGGTGACGACGGTGCGGGGTTCGGCGCCGCGGGCGGCATGCCCGATGCCGTGTAACCGCTGCAGGTCCGCGGCCGACATCGCGTCGCATCTCTCGACGATGGCCTGCGCCCGCGGGTCCGTGGCGCGCGCCTCGGCCTTCTCGACGTCGGTCATGGTCATCACCCGCAGGGTGAGGATCTCGTCGATCTCGGTGCAGTCGTACAGCGCGCCGGAGCTCTGCTCCGCGATCTGCGGGTGGTCGTACAGGATGATCGGTGCGCCCAGCACGACGTCGAGCGACCCGGCCGGACCGGCGAGCACCGGCCAGCAGCGGTGCTGCCGGCAGCGGGCGGCGGCCGCGGCGGCAGCGGGCGGCGGGTCGAGCAACGAGACGAACGCCGCGTCGCGCGCCTCGATCAACAGATGAGACCCGATCAGCGAACTACGGACCGCCGAGTCCTTGTCGGTGACGGGAGCGGCATGCTCGTTGGTCACGGATACGGTCAGCCGCACCAGGCCACCGTCCGGATCGACCCGGGTACGCACCCGTGCGGTCAGCGGCCGGCGGCGGCGCACGATCCGGCCGATCGGGTCTCCGCCGGGATCCACCACCGGCTCGACGTCCTCGCCACCGGGCACGGCGACGGGAAAGTCCCCGGTCCCGGTCAGCCGCAGCTCAGGCAGCGTGATCTCATGCTCCACCGCCTCGTCCCAGCTCAGCATGTCGGCTCCGGCGACGGTCAGCGCGCCGACCGCCAGGTAGGTGCCGTCCGGTTCGCGGCGCTGCACCTCGCGGGCCTGGACCTGCAGGAAGCGGAGGTGGATCACGACGGCGCCGAGCCCGGTGCCCGGCCTGAGCAGGCACTGCACCTCCAGGTCGGGCGCCTCGCCGAACGCCTGCGCGGCTGCCGCCGGGGGGCCGAGCACGCCGAACTGCCACCGCGACCGGTTCTTCGCGGCGCTCGCCCGGTACGGATAGAGCAGGTACCCCTCGTAGAGCACCGCGTCGGCGACGGCCCGCACCGCGTCCATACTCACGGGGTCGTCCCGTCCGCCGCGGTCAACAGTCTCTGGATCGTCTCGTCCCAGCTCACCAGTCCGTGCCGGGAGCGGTAGCCGGCGAGTTCCGCCAACATGTCGGAGCCGAGGCGCAGCCAGCCGGCGTTCGGGAAGTAGGAGGCGATCATTCGCCGCCAGACCGCGACGGGCAGGGCGTGCCGGGCCTCGCACGCCCACGGGATCTGCTGCACGTCGAAGACGGTGCCGCCCCGGGTGAAGACCGTGCCGGAGAAGAGGAAGGTCAACGGTATGTCGCCGGCGTCGAGTGCGTGCAGGTAGCGGGTGCCGATCACCTCGAGGTCGTAGGTGCACGGCAGCGGGAGGTCGGTCTCCGTGCGACCGGTGAAACCCCGCACCGTGGTGTTGCACTGCATCCACTGGAAGGGTTTCACCGTGTCGGCCCAGCGTTCCCGTTCGCCGAACAGCCCGCGCAAGGCGTCCTGCTCCGCAGGGTCGTAGCGGCGGCGCTGCGGTTCGATGCGTACCTGGCATTGCAGCACGATGGCGTGGATCTGCTGGCCGGTGGTCTCCTCGATGCGCAGGCGCGCGGTCAACTGCGGTGCCACTGCGTCCGGCTCGGCGGCCACGTCGAGCACGGTGAACCGGTAGTCGTTCATGGCGCACCGACCGGTGGGGCGGGGCGGCTGAGCGCCTGCAGCCGGGCGAAGAACCGGTCCATCGCGTCGTGCGCCTCGCGTCCGCCGTCGAAGCCGCGCCACCCCGTGCGGAGCCGTCCGACCAGTTCATAGCAGGCGTCGATGGGCACCAGGTGGCAGGTGGTGTCCGCACCGCGGACCCGCCGGACGAGCAGCGCCTCGACGTCGGGCCTGAGCAGGCCCAGCCGCGGGGTGTGCGCCACCATCCGGTCCCAGGCCGGCAGCGGCAACTCGGACTCGGTCGCACCGGCCGGTCCCGGATAGCACGCGACCATCCGGTTCTGGACCGAGCTGCGGAACAGGAACACGAGGCCGACCGGGATCTGCAGCGCGTCCCAGACATCGTCGCCGACAGCGGAGCCCGGCAGCGACAGGTGGCGCTGCGGTACGGCCCGGTAGCGCAGATTCGCGCGTTCGTCGGTGAACAGCAGGTGACAAGGCCGGCAGGCGCACAGCAATGCCCGGCTCTGCAGGTCGACCACGTGCGGGTGGGCCGACTCGATGCCTGCGGCGCAGAAGTCGCAGCGCTCGCTCTCGGCCGGAGAAGGGCTGCTGCGGGCGATCCGGCGCAGCGCGGTCAGCGGCGTGACGGCCGGGTCCGGGGTGACCATCACGCCACCTGCGCGATCGGGCCGTCGGACGCGCTCGCGGCGATGAGCGTGTCGATGCGCGGCCCCGCCGCCTGCCGATCCTGCTGCGCCACGTCTCACTCGCCCCCTGGGGACTGCGTCGGCGAGTGCAGCAGCTCCAGCTTCCGGCCGCCGCCGAGATACATGTGTACGCCGCAGGGCAGACACGGGTCGAAGCTGCGCACCGTACGCATGATGTCGATGCCCTTGAAGTGCTCGCGGTCGTTCTCCTCGAAGATCGGCTGTCCCTGCACCGCGTCCTCGTAGGGCCCGGGAGTGCCGAAGATGTCTCGCGGGCTGGCGTTCCACGGCGTCGGAGGGTACGGATGATAGTTCGCGATCTTCCCGTCGCGGATCACCATGTGGTGCGAGAGCGCGCCGCGGACCGCTTCGGTGAATCCGCAGCCGATGCCCTCGTCGGGCACCTCGAACGACTCCCATGTCCGGGTGCGCCCGGCGCGGATCTCGACGAGGGCCTTCTCGGCGAAGTGCAGCGCGCAGGCTGCCGCGTATGCCTGGAAGTAGGTGCGGGCGCGGTTGCGTTCGATGGTGTTGCTCCACCGCGGGATCTTCCACTCCAGCTCCACCGGCCCCTTGAGCGCGGTCTTCGGCAGGTTGATCTGGACGCTGGAACCCGTCGAACGCACATAGCCGATGTCCACCAGGCCGGCAAGCGCGGTGGACCACAGCCTGGCCAGCGGGCCGCCGCCGGTGTCCAGCGCGAGGTAGTCCCTGCCGTCGTACCAGCGGGGCGACATCACCCAGCTGTACTTGTCCTCCAGATCGCGTTTCTGCGGCCTGGGATTGGTGTGTTGGTTCCAGGGGTGGCGGCGGTCAACCGGGTTGCCCAGCGGGTCGTGCGTCACGAACATCTCCTGCTCCGCCCAGTCGTCGTAGTACGACGAGCCGAGCAGGATCCGGATACCCAGGTTGATCTTCACCAGGTCCGTGGTGACGAGTTTGCCGTCCACGACGATGCCGGGGGTGACGTACATCTTGCGACCCCAGTCGGTCATGTCGGCGTACTCGAAGTTGCAGTGTTCAGGATCTTGGAACGAGCCCCAGCAGCCCAGCAGGATGCGCCGGTTACCGACCTGCTCGTAGCCGGGCAGCGCCTGGTAGAAGAAGTCGAACAGGTCGTCGTGCATCGGCACGACCTTCTTCATGAACTCCACGTAGCGCATGAGCCGGCTCAGATAGTCGGTCATCAACTGGATGGTCGCGACCGTGCCGACACCGCCGGGGTACAGGGTGGACGGGTGCACGTGGCGGCCCTCCATCAGGCAGAACATCTCCCGGGTCAGCCGGCTGACCTGCAGGGCCTCGCGGTAGAACGCGCCGGTGAACGGGTTCAGCGAGCGCATGATGTCGCCGATGGTGCGGTGCCCGTGGTCGCCGGCGTGGGGTGACTCGGTGCGGTCGGCCGCCGCCAGCACGCCCGGGTTCGTCTCGGCGACCATCTTCTCGCAGTAGTCCACCCCGACCAGGTTCTCCTGGAAGATGTTGTGGTCGAACATGTACTCAGCGGCCTCGCCGAGGTTGACTATCCACTCGCCGAGGTGCGGCGGCTTCACCCGGTATGCCATGTTCTGCGCGTAGCAGGAGCAGGTGGCGTGGTTGTCACCGCAGATCCCGCAGATCCGGCTCGTGATGAAGTGGGCGTCGCGCGGGTCCTTGCCCTTCATGAAGATCGAGTAGCCACGGAAGATCGAGCTGGTGCTCCGACACTGCGCGACGATCCGCTGCTTGAAGTCGATTTTGGTGTAGATGCCGAGGCTTCCGACGATGCGGGTGATCGGGTCCCACGCCATGTCGACGAGTTCGGTCTCCCGGTTCTGGGTCATGTCCGCCCTTTCCGCCGTCACCGGGTCGCGCCGGCGGCCGGTTTGCGGCGAGGCTTGCGCCACCTGGGTTCCCGGTCCAGCGTGTGCGTGGTGATGCCGGAATTGATCCACAGGACGAGGAGGAGGGTGTCGGCTGCTTTCACCGCTTCCGCTGAGGGCATGCTGACCCGCTTCCCGGGGTCTGCCGACCCCCTGCGGAGCTGGAGGACGGTTCGACCTAGCGTGTGACGCCGGTAACAGGTTGCTCTTCTCCGTGGGACACTGTCAACCACGCGCGCTCCACCCGACTCCATTGTGTTGTCGCGGCGTCCAGGCCGGCCGGAACGGGACTCGATGCATGAACTGTCGATCGCTCGGAGCATCGTCGAGACGGTGTGCGAGCGGGCCGGTGACCGGCCGGTCCACACCGTCACGGTCCGGGTCGGAGCATTGACCGCGGTGGTGCCGGACGCCCTGCGGTTCTGTTTCGCCCTCGCCGTCGAGGGCACCGTCGCCGACGGCGCCCGGCTCGCCGTCGAGCACCGCCCCGGCACCCTGCGCTGCCGACGGTGCGGGACCGACGCCCGGATCGACGACCCGATCCTGCTGTGCCCGTGCGGCAGCGCCGACGTGGCGGTCATAGCCGGCCGGGAGCTGCAGATCGTCTCGATGGAAGTGGGCTGAGCCATGTGTGCGACCTGTGGATGCGGCGACCATCATCACCAGCACCCCGCCACCGAGACGGTCACCCTCGAGGAGAAGGTGCTGGCCAAGAACGACGCGCTCGCCGAGCGGGTACGCAACCGGTTGGCGGAGCGCGGCATCATCGCGGTGAACCTGATGAGCTCGCCCGGCTCGGGCAAGACCACCCTGCTCGAACGAACCATCCGCGAGCTGGACGGACGCCGACCGATCGCCGTCGTCGAGGGGGACCAGGAGACGCCGCTGGACGCGGACCGGATCAGGCGGACCGGCTGTGCCGTGGTGCAGGTGAACACCGGCGCCGGCTGCCACCTCGACGCCGCGATGATGAACGACGCGCTGGACGCGCTGGACCCGGCCACTGGCTCGCTCCTGTTCGTGGAGAACGTCGGCAACCTGATCTGCCCCGCGCTGTTCGACCTCGGCGAGGGCGACAAGGTGGTGATCATCTCGGTGACCGAGGGAACCGACAAACCGCTCAAGTACCCGTACATGTTCCGGGCGGCGGATCTGGTCCTGATCAACAAGATCGATCTGCTGCCGTACGTCGACTTCGACCTCGACGCATGTCGCCGGCACATCGCCGCGGTCAATCCCGGCGCCCGGGTACTCACCCTCTCCGCCACGCGGGGCGACAACCTCGCCTCGTGGTACGCATGGCTCGCCGGCCCGACCGACAGGCGAGGCTCGGCTTGGGCCGGCGGCGCCAGACCTGATACAGGCCCGCACCGGACGTCGTACGGAACACCCGCAGCACCCGGTCGGCCCGGACATAGCTCGAGATCTGTGCGGTGACATCCTGCAGGGCGGCCGACGCGGTGACCACCACGGGCAGGCTGCCGGCGTCCATGAACTCCTCGAGCACGGCGGCGTGCCGGTGGGTGTCCGCTCTGTGGTGCCCGACCCGCACCGCGACCACGTCGTGGCGGGGCAGCCGGCCGCGGAGTCCGGTGATGACGGGGTTGTGCTCGGGGTGCGCGCCCGACTGAGATCCGTAGACCACCAGCAGCTCGTCGGCGACGGCGAGCTCGGCCAGGCGGGCCACCACGGCGTCGGCGTCGGCGTCGGCGTCGCGAAGCACCGCCACGGTCGTGGTCGGGCCGGGGTGTGCCGCATCGAGCTCCTCCTGCGTCCGCCACCACGCGGTCTCGGGCTCACGCACGACCTGCGCCGGTGCCGGCGGCTCCACCAGCGACCGGGACTCGTGCCACCATTCCCGGATCCGCCGGACGGGCGACCTGCGCAGAGAAGTTCGTTGCCACATCACGATGCCACCTTATGAGTCGCTGCCTCCGGCCCTTGTGGACGCGGTGACCAGCCTGCCCGAGGCGTCCGAGACGCCACCAGACCCAAGCGTGTCCGTACATATGTGGCACCGCAGCCCGCCGCGGTCGAACGCAAAACGCCTGGTCACAGTGGGAGTCGGACACTTGTGTCCGGCCGCCGCCCGTGACCCCGGTACGCCTATCGGGTGATCGGCCCGCCGGGCCGTACCGACACCTGCAGCAGCGGCAGCGCGGGGGTCGGCGCCTCCACGACGACGTCGGTCACCTCGGGGGCCGCCTGCATGACGATCGATTCGATCCGGTGCACCACCGCCTGCCGGGACGACGGACAGCCGCCGCCGGCGGGCAGGCGTACGCGTACCACTCCGGCCTCGTCGACGCCCAGGTATTCCAGCCCGGGATCCCGCAGCCGCTCCAGGGCGCGCCGGATCCGGGTGCCGGTGTCCATCGGATGGAGGTCGTGCACCAGCAGCAGGCTCTCCACCAGCGGATCGGCGCAGAGATCCTCGAGCTGGTCCGCGCCGAGCCCTGCCGCGATCCGGGTCAGCCCGGCGCCGTAGAGCTGCACCAGGCAGCGGATCAGCTCCTCGGCGAGGTCGGCCGCGCGCCGATCGGGCCGCCCGCGCAACTCCGCCAGGAGCTGGTCGATACGCTCCGCGGCCGCCTCGGGTGCCGTCCTCGTGATCTCCACGGCTCAGGTCGCCGGCATCCGTACGGTGAAGCCGCGAAGCGTCCGCACGACCGGCGCGTAAGTCTCACCGGACGGCACAGCACCGGCCGCCGGCACTTCCATGAAGGGCATGAACTTGTCGGGAAACCCGGGCATGGTGCATCCGATGCAGATCCCGCCCACGTTCGGACAGCCGCCGACCCCGTTGATCCACCCTCGTTTCGCGACGTTGCACCGCACCACCTGACCCCAGCACCCCACCTTGACGAGGCAGTTCGACGACCCGTACCCGGTCGCGAAGTCGCTCTGGTCGTAGGCGGAGGCCCGGTCGCACCCGGAGTGCACGGTCGCCTCGAACAACCAGCGCGGCCGCAACGCCTCGTCGAGCGGGATCGTCCGAGCCTGCCCGCTGATCTGGTAGAGCAGGTGGAGGATGGTCTCGGACAGGTTGTCCGGGTGGGTCGGGCAACCCGGCACGCAGACCAGCGGCAACCCGGTCTTGGACTTCCACTCCCAGCCGAGGTGGTCCGGGACGCCCATCGCGCCGGTGGGGTTGCCGGCCATCGCATGGATGCCGCCGTACGCCGCGCAGGTGCCGACCGCCATCACCGCCGTCGCCTTCGGCGCCAGCCGGTCCAGCCACTCGGTGGTGGTGATGGGCTGCTCGGTCCGCGGATCGGTGCCGAACCCGCTCCAGTAACCCTGCTCCTTGTTGTTCTCGTCCGGCACGGACCCCTCGACGATCAGGATGAACGGCTCCAGCTCGCCGCGGTCGGCGCGATGGAACCATTCGATGAAGCTGTCGGCGCTACCGTCCGGGCCGTTCTCGAACCCGAAGAACGGCCAGTGCAGCGCGATCCGCGGAAGGCCCGGTAGGGCACCCAGCACGAGATCCTCGATGCTGGGCTGGGTCGCCGCAGTCAACGCCACCGACTCGCCGTCGCAGCTCAGACCGCCGTTCATCCAGAGGACGTGTAATACCTGCTCATCGCCGTCGAGGGGTGAGACGTTCACGAGCCGTCACCGTCCGATCCAGGTGCGACTGGGGACTCAGGCGGTTCAGTATTCGGTCGAGGCCAGCCTATTTCGCGGATCCGGCGGTGGACGTCACCCGATCGGGTACGAGATACATCCGTAAGCTCTTTCCGATGGCCACATCGGATCCTGGGTAAGGAGGCAAGATGTCGCCGTCTCCGGGGTTGGGCGAGGAAGACATCGAGGTCTTGCCGGTCGTGGTGGTCTCCCAGACGTTCCGGGCGCGCCCCTCCGCGCTGCCCGACATTCGTGACCTCTTCCGCCGACAGCTCACCGCTAGTCCGGTGTCCGACGAGGACGTCCGCACGCTGTGCGACCGGGTCGCCGACGTCCTCCTGGAGGTTGCCGGCACGAATGGCGCCATTCAGATCTCATTGCGGATCTTTCCCACGTCGGCGGAGGTGGACGTGCTCATGGCCCTGGACCGCGAGCCGGTGCCCGGCCGTGGGACCACTCCGGCGCTGCGCCCCGGCGATCCGACCGGGGTCGGCACCGATCCGGTGCCCGACCGCGGAGCCCCGATCGCGCAATCGCGGCCCGAGTCCAAGCCACCGCTCGCCATGCCGGCCCCGAAGAGGGCCGAAGGGTCCTTCGCCACCTGGCTCTCCGCCAGGCTGCGAGCCGAGGGCATGTCCATGGAAATGGCGGCTCGCGCACTGCAGGTGTCGACGAAGACGATCAGCCGCTGGGTCAGCGGCACCACCGAACCCCGCCTCCGCGACCTCTACCGGATCCGCCACGTCTTCGGCGAACCCCCGCTCCACTGAGCCCTGGCACGCGTCGTGGCCGGCGTCGCTGCATTCCGACTACGCCGCGGACGACAAAACCCCCGATATAGCCGAGGGGCGTCGCTCTTCGCCGACCCTCGCGGCGCGGCAGCCGGACTCAGGTCCGGCTGCCGCTTCCGGTCTGCGGCGCTGGGGATGGTGACCCGCTCACCATCGTGGCGGCGGCCGGCAACGGGAGGCCGCCGGGGTTGCCGACCCTCACGGTTCCCAGCAGATGACGAAGTCGGCGTAGGGGTGTCGGCCGGTCCGCCCGTCCACCTCGTCGATGGCTGCGCGGACGTCACGCAGCCGCCGAGGGCTCATCTGCAGCGGCGGCTCGTCGGGCTGGTAGGTGGTGCGGATCGGGTAGTCGACGCCGGGCGTGGTGGTCATCTCGATGTGGCAGCCGAGGACGTGGCTGACCGCGCGCGTCTCGGTGAACCGCACGAGCCGGTCGATCGTGTCGCGGAAGGCCGCCCAGTCCTGCACGTACAGGCGTCCGGGATAGACGGTGTCACCGGTGAACAGGAAGCCGGTGAAAGCGTCGTAGAAGGTCACCGCCGCCTCGTGGTGGCCGGGGCTGGCCAGGCATTCCAACACCCGTCCGCCCAGGTCAAGTGTGGTCACCCGGTCCAGATCGGCGCCCAGTCCGAGGTACGCCCACGCCGTGGCGCGGTCGGCCCCCACGACGACGGTGTCCGGCCGGCCGGCGAACTGCCCGTCGCCGGCGACGTGGTCGCCGTGGGCGTGCGTGTGCAGGACCAGCAGCTCATACCGGTCGCGGGGGTGTGCGGCCAGCCACCGCCCCACCAGGTCGTCGACGGTACGGCGCAACGGGAAGAACTCCGCGGCGGCGGTGGCCCCGGTGTCGAGCAGGACGGCACGGTCGTTGCCGAACAGCAGGAACAGGAAGGGCGCCTCGCAGTGGACCGCCATGTTCTGTCGCAGGATGAGGGTGTGGGCGTCGTACGCGTGCACCTGGATGTCGGGGTCGGTGTTGTGCTTGGCCGACTCCGAGCCGTGGATCCACCGCACGTCGAGGCTGCGCCCCTGCGAGGGTGCCGCGGTGAAGTCGATCGGGTGCGTGCCTCCGGTCATGACGCCTCCCACGAGCGTCGTCTTTGCGGACCGGGTACGGCGCATCTCGTCCGGGGAAGACGATCATCCGTCTCCGACGGGAAAAGTAGCAAGCCGTCCCTCCCCTCGCAACAGGCGGTCACGGCGCCAGCGTGCCGGCCTCGGTCTGCTCGGGAGTCCCGGCCTGCCAGTCCTTGGCGTCGCGCCGCACCATCGCCCAGGCCACCACGATGAACACGCCGGCGAGCATGGGCAGGAACGGCACCACCGTCACGCCGAGCAGGCCGTACGGCACCACCGCGGTGAACTCCCAGACGGTGGCGAGAACCAGGGTGACGCCGGCCGCCCAGTGCCAACCACGCCGGGCGGCCAGGACGGGCGTCGCCGTCGCGGCGGCGAGGTGGATCAGGAAGCCCACCA is a genomic window containing:
- a CDS encoding DUF6893 family small protein, which translates into the protein MEVLGNIAAALTSAVAMFATVVPVRSMPDTRRHLEIRSM
- a CDS encoding DUF6084 family protein; protein product: MNDYRFTVLDVAAEPDAVAPQLTARLRIEETTGQQIHAIVLQCQVRIEPQRRRYDPAEQDALRGLFGERERWADTVKPFQWMQCNTTVRGFTGRTETDLPLPCTYDLEVIGTRYLHALDAGDIPLTFLFSGTVFTRGGTVFDVQQIPWACEARHALPVAVWRRMIASYFPNAGWLRLGSDMLAELAGYRSRHGLVSWDETIQRLLTAADGTTP
- a CDS encoding DUF5947 family protein, coding for MVTPDPAVTPLTALRRIARSSPSPAESERCDFCAAGIESAHPHVVDLQSRALLCACRPCHLLFTDERANLRYRAVPQRHLSLPGSAVGDDVWDALQIPVGLVFLFRSSVQNRMVACYPGPAGATESELPLPAWDRMVAHTPRLGLLRPDVEALLVRRVRGADTTCHLVPIDACYELVGRLRTGWRGFDGGREAHDAMDRFFARLQALSRPAPPVGAP
- a CDS encoding nickel-dependent hydrogenase large subunit, producing the protein MTQNRETELVDMAWDPITRIVGSLGIYTKIDFKQRIVAQCRSTSSIFRGYSIFMKGKDPRDAHFITSRICGICGDNHATCSCYAQNMAYRVKPPHLGEWIVNLGEAAEYMFDHNIFQENLVGVDYCEKMVAETNPGVLAAADRTESPHAGDHGHRTIGDIMRSLNPFTGAFYREALQVSRLTREMFCLMEGRHVHPSTLYPGGVGTVATIQLMTDYLSRLMRYVEFMKKVVPMHDDLFDFFYQALPGYEQVGNRRILLGCWGSFQDPEHCNFEYADMTDWGRKMYVTPGIVVDGKLVTTDLVKINLGIRILLGSSYYDDWAEQEMFVTHDPLGNPVDRRHPWNQHTNPRPQKRDLEDKYSWVMSPRWYDGRDYLALDTGGGPLARLWSTALAGLVDIGYVRSTGSSVQINLPKTALKGPVELEWKIPRWSNTIERNRARTYFQAYAAACALHFAEKALVEIRAGRTRTWESFEVPDEGIGCGFTEAVRGALSHHMVIRDGKIANYHPYPPTPWNASPRDIFGTPGPYEDAVQGQPIFEENDREHFKGIDIMRTVRSFDPCLPCGVHMYLGGGRKLELLHSPTQSPGGE
- a CDS encoding hydrogenase maturation nickel metallochaperone HypA; translated protein: MHELSIARSIVETVCERAGDRPVHTVTVRVGALTAVVPDALRFCFALAVEGTVADGARLAVEHRPGTLRCRRCGTDARIDDPILLCPCGSADVAVIAGRELQIVSMEVG
- the hypB gene encoding hydrogenase nickel incorporation protein HypB; translated protein: MCATCGCGDHHHQHPATETVTLEEKVLAKNDALAERVRNRLAERGIIAVNLMSSPGSGKTTLLERTIRELDGRRPIAVVEGDQETPLDADRIRRTGCAVVQVNTGAGCHLDAAMMNDALDALDPATGSLLFVENVGNLICPALFDLGEGDKVVIISVTEGTDKPLKYPYMFRAADLVLINKIDLLPYVDFDLDACRRHIAAVNPGARVLTLSATRGDNLASWYAWLAGPTDRRGSAWAGGARPDTGPHRTSYGTPAAPGRPGHSSRSVR
- a CDS encoding NifU family protein produces the protein MEITRTAPEAAAERIDQLLAELRGRPDRRAADLAEELIRCLVQLYGAGLTRIAAGLGADQLEDLCADPLVESLLLVHDLHPMDTGTRIRRALERLRDPGLEYLGVDEAGVVRVRLPAGGGCPSSRQAVVHRIESIVMQAAPEVTDVVVEAPTPALPLLQVSVRPGGPITR
- a CDS encoding hydrogenase expression protein HypE; amino-acid sequence: MNVSPLDGDEQVLHVLWMNGGLSCDGESVALTAATQPSIEDLVLGALPGLPRIALHWPFFGFENGPDGSADSFIEWFHRADRGELEPFILIVEGSVPDENNKEQGYWSGFGTDPRTEQPITTTEWLDRLAPKATAVMAVGTCAAYGGIHAMAGNPTGAMGVPDHLGWEWKSKTGLPLVCVPGCPTHPDNLSETILHLLYQISGQARTIPLDEALRPRWLFEATVHSGCDRASAYDQSDFATGYGSSNCLVKVGCWGQVVRCNVAKRGWINGVGGCPNVGGICIGCTMPGFPDKFMPFMEVPAAGAVPSGETYAPVVRTLRGFTVRMPAT
- a CDS encoding helix-turn-helix domain-containing protein, yielding MSPSPGLGEEDIEVLPVVVVSQTFRARPSALPDIRDLFRRQLTASPVSDEDVRTLCDRVADVLLEVAGTNGAIQISLRIFPTSAEVDVLMALDREPVPGRGTTPALRPGDPTGVGTDPVPDRGAPIAQSRPESKPPLAMPAPKRAEGSFATWLSARLRAEGMSMEMAARALQVSTKTISRWVSGTTEPRLRDLYRIRHVFGEPPLH
- a CDS encoding MBL fold metallo-hydrolase, with amino-acid sequence MTGGTHPIDFTAAPSQGRSLDVRWIHGSESAKHNTDPDIQVHAYDAHTLILRQNMAVHCEAPFLFLLFGNDRAVLLDTGATAAAEFFPLRRTVDDLVGRWLAAHPRDRYELLVLHTHAHGDHVAGDGQFAGRPDTVVVGADRATAWAYLGLGADLDRVTTLDLGGRVLECLASPGHHEAAVTFYDAFTGFLFTGDTVYPGRLYVQDWAAFRDTIDRLVRFTETRAVSHVLGCHIEMTTTPGVDYPIRTTYQPDEPPLQMSPRRLRDVRAAIDEVDGRTGRHPYADFVICWEP